In Arachis hypogaea cultivar Tifrunner chromosome 17, arahy.Tifrunner.gnm2.J5K5, whole genome shotgun sequence, a single window of DNA contains:
- the LOC112767060 gene encoding uncharacterized protein isoform X3 — protein sequence MDETSSILLPTQRYAAAALFALALHHSQIHQSQTPDTPHADADGDATSPASAKASVSDDSDLWIHDKRGLLFPVFRFLGVDDQAWCGLKETAGSSPQVRDHVGAFLKLLSEEGDAASSERLAKEAALAKVLDITVESKETDADSSGAERGSHELKNGNQGDSSNAPTESSAVVAQPRHETIESSVLVPQKKEASLALENDVFEEPLEEATLISYQRKVTVLYALLSACVADIAKDDKNCCRARQGYDARHRVALRLLALWLGVKWNEMEAMESMVVYSVMNSAIKGGDKEEETVEAETNWDKWKRGGIIGAAALTGGTLMAITGGLAAPAIAHGLTALAPTLGTIVPAIGTGGFAAAATATGSAAGSVAVAASFGAAGAGLTGSKMATRIGSLEEFELKEIGDIHQGRLAVGIFISGLAFQEKDFVEPWEGYCNNMERYVLQYESQILIALSTAIQDWIRSKIMLELMKDGAMLTVLSTLVSALAWPATLVTAFDFIDSRWAIAVDRSDKAGKVLADVLLKGLQGNSFLFMVQACDTSRFFIGSPRHFQVSPMFG from the exons ATGGATGAAACCTCTTCTATCTTGTTGCCTACTCAGAGATACGCAGCTGCTGCTCTGTTTGCTCTCGCACTTCACCACTCTCAGATCCATCAATCTCAAACTCCCGATACTCCTCACGCCGATGCCGACGGTGATGCTACTAGCCCCGCCTCCGCCAAGGCTTCTGTTTCCGACGATTCTGACCTTTGGATCCACGATAAGCGTGGTTTGCTCTTCCCAGTGTTTAG GTTTCTCGGAGTGGATGACCAAGCGTGGTGTGGCCTAAAGGAAACTGCTGGTTCTTCTCCTCAAGTCAGGGATCACGTTGGAGCT TTCTTGAAACTACTGTCCGAGGAAGGTGATGCAGCTTCTTCAGAAAGACTGGCTAAAGAAGCTGCATTGGCCAAGGTTCTTGATATCACAGTTGAAAGCAAGGAAACTGATGCTGATTCTTCAGGCGCAGAACGTGGAAGCCATGAGTTGAAAAATGGAAACCAAGGAGATTCAAGCAATGCTCCGACAGAATCATCTGCTGTGGTTGCTCAGCCACGTCATGAAACCATCGAGAGCTCAGTTCTGGTGCCTCAGAAGAAAGAAGCTTCCCTTGCACTTGAAAATGATGTTTTTGAAGAACCTTTGGAGGAGGCAACCCTTATCAGTTACCAGAGGAAAGTGACAGTTCTTTATGCACTTCTTTCAGCTTGTGTAGCAGATATTGCTAAGGATGACAAGAACTGCTGTCGTGCAAGGCAGGGGTATGATGCTCGTCACCGTGTTGCTTTGCGGTTGCTTGCTTTATGGCTCGGTGTCAAGTGGAATGAAATG GAAGCAATGGAGTCAATGGTTGTTTATTCAGTAATGAATTCAGCGATTAAAGGAGGAGATAAGGAGGAAGAAACTGTAGAAGCAGAAACCAACTGGGATAAATGGAAGCGTGGAGGTATTATTGGAGCAGCTGCTTTAACAGGAGGAACCTTAATGGCTATAACCGGTG GCTTGGCTGCCCCAGCAATTGCCCATGGATTAACTGCTTTGGCTCCTACACTGGGCACTATTGTTCCTGCCATTGGAACTGGTGGTTTTGCTGCAGCAGCAACTGCTACAGGATCTGCTGCTGGATCAGTAGCAGTTGCTGCATCATTTGGAG CTGCTGGAGCTGGCCTTACTGGTAGTAAGATGGCAACAAGAATTGGAAGTCTTGAGGAATTTGAGTTGAAAGAAATTGGAGACATTCATCAGGGT cGTCTAGCAGTAGGAATCTTCATTTCAGGGCTTGCGTTTCaggaaaaagattttgtagaacctTGGGAAGGCTACTGCAATAACATGGAGAG GTATGTGCTTCAATATGAGTCGCAAATTTTGATTGCACTAAGCACTGCCATCCAGGACTGGATCAGATCAA AAATTATGCTTGAGTTGATGAAAGATGGTGCCATGCTGACAGTATTAAGTACCCTTGTGTCAGCATTAGCGTGGCCTGCAACTTTAGTTACTGCATTTGATTTTATAGACAGCAGATGGGCAATTGCAGTGGATAG ATCAGACAAGGCGGGTAAGGTGCTTGCTGATGTCTTGCTGAAAGGCTTGCAGGGAAACAG CTTTCTATTTATGGTCCAGGCCTGTGACACTAGTAGGTTTTTCATTGGGAGCCCGCGTCAttttcaagtgtctccaatgttTGGCTGA
- the LOC112767060 gene encoding uncharacterized protein isoform X2 — MDETSSILLPTQRYAAAALFALALHHSQIHQSQTPDTPHADADGDATSPASAKASVSDDSDLWIHDKRGLLFPVFRFLGVDDQAWCGLKETAGSSPQVRDHVGAFLKLLSEEGDAASSERLAKEAALAKVLDITVESKETDADSSGAERGSHELKNGNQGDSSNAPTESSAVVAQPRHETIESSVLVPQKKEASLALENDVFEEPLEEATLISYQRKVTVLYALLSACVADIAKDDKNCCRARQGYDARHRVALRLLALWLGVKWNEMEAMESMVVYSVMNSAIKGGDKEEETVEAETNWDKWKRGGIIGAAALTGGTLMAITGGLAAPAIAHGLTALAPTLGTIVPAIGTGGFAASFGAAGAGLTGSKMATRIGSLEEFELKEIGDIHQGRLAVGIFISGLAFQEKDFVEPWEGYCNNMERYVLQYESQILIALSTAIQDWIRSKIMLELMKDGAMLTVLSTLVSALAWPATLVTAFDFIDSRWAIAVDRSDKAGKVLADVLLKGLQGNRPVTLVGFSLGARVIFKCLQCLAEAEGDNAGLVERVVILGAPISIKDENWEAARKMVAGRFVNAYSKNDWTLGVTFRASLLSQGLAGIQPVDVPGMENIDVTQLIEGHASYLQETRNILKYLELDNYNSIFRNEPESPQGQKSTAS, encoded by the exons ATGGATGAAACCTCTTCTATCTTGTTGCCTACTCAGAGATACGCAGCTGCTGCTCTGTTTGCTCTCGCACTTCACCACTCTCAGATCCATCAATCTCAAACTCCCGATACTCCTCACGCCGATGCCGACGGTGATGCTACTAGCCCCGCCTCCGCCAAGGCTTCTGTTTCCGACGATTCTGACCTTTGGATCCACGATAAGCGTGGTTTGCTCTTCCCAGTGTTTAG GTTTCTCGGAGTGGATGACCAAGCGTGGTGTGGCCTAAAGGAAACTGCTGGTTCTTCTCCTCAAGTCAGGGATCACGTTGGAGCT TTCTTGAAACTACTGTCCGAGGAAGGTGATGCAGCTTCTTCAGAAAGACTGGCTAAAGAAGCTGCATTGGCCAAGGTTCTTGATATCACAGTTGAAAGCAAGGAAACTGATGCTGATTCTTCAGGCGCAGAACGTGGAAGCCATGAGTTGAAAAATGGAAACCAAGGAGATTCAAGCAATGCTCCGACAGAATCATCTGCTGTGGTTGCTCAGCCACGTCATGAAACCATCGAGAGCTCAGTTCTGGTGCCTCAGAAGAAAGAAGCTTCCCTTGCACTTGAAAATGATGTTTTTGAAGAACCTTTGGAGGAGGCAACCCTTATCAGTTACCAGAGGAAAGTGACAGTTCTTTATGCACTTCTTTCAGCTTGTGTAGCAGATATTGCTAAGGATGACAAGAACTGCTGTCGTGCAAGGCAGGGGTATGATGCTCGTCACCGTGTTGCTTTGCGGTTGCTTGCTTTATGGCTCGGTGTCAAGTGGAATGAAATG GAAGCAATGGAGTCAATGGTTGTTTATTCAGTAATGAATTCAGCGATTAAAGGAGGAGATAAGGAGGAAGAAACTGTAGAAGCAGAAACCAACTGGGATAAATGGAAGCGTGGAGGTATTATTGGAGCAGCTGCTTTAACAGGAGGAACCTTAATGGCTATAACCGGTG GCTTGGCTGCCCCAGCAATTGCCCATGGATTAACTGCTTTGGCTCCTACACTGGGCACTATTGTTCCTGCCATTGGAACTGGTGGTT TTGCTGCATCATTTGGAG CTGCTGGAGCTGGCCTTACTGGTAGTAAGATGGCAACAAGAATTGGAAGTCTTGAGGAATTTGAGTTGAAAGAAATTGGAGACATTCATCAGGGT cGTCTAGCAGTAGGAATCTTCATTTCAGGGCTTGCGTTTCaggaaaaagattttgtagaacctTGGGAAGGCTACTGCAATAACATGGAGAG GTATGTGCTTCAATATGAGTCGCAAATTTTGATTGCACTAAGCACTGCCATCCAGGACTGGATCAGATCAA AAATTATGCTTGAGTTGATGAAAGATGGTGCCATGCTGACAGTATTAAGTACCCTTGTGTCAGCATTAGCGTGGCCTGCAACTTTAGTTACTGCATTTGATTTTATAGACAGCAGATGGGCAATTGCAGTGGATAG ATCAGACAAGGCGGGTAAGGTGCTTGCTGATGTCTTGCTGAAAGGCTTGCAGGGAAACAG GCCTGTGACACTAGTAGGTTTTTCATTGGGAGCCCGCGTCAttttcaagtgtctccaatgttTGGCTGAGGCCGAAGGAGACAATG CCGGACTAGTGGAAAGGGTTGTTATCCTTGGAGCACCCATCTCAATTAAAGATGAAAATTGGGAGGCAGCTAGAAAG ATGGTAGCTGGAAGGTTTGTGAACGCTTACTCTAAGAATGACTGGACACTAGGTGTAACTTTTCGTGCCAG TTTGCTTTCTCAAGGACTAGCTGGAATCCAACCTGTTGATGTTCCAGGGATGGAGAAT ATTGATGTGACACAATTGATAGAAGGCCACGCTAGCTACCTGCAGGAGACACGGAATATACTTAAGTACCTTGAATTGGACAATTATAACTCTATTTTCAGAAATGAACCTGAAAGCCCCCAGGGGCAGAAGAGTACAGCGAGCTAG
- the LOC112767060 gene encoding uncharacterized protein isoform X1, whose amino-acid sequence MDETSSILLPTQRYAAAALFALALHHSQIHQSQTPDTPHADADGDATSPASAKASVSDDSDLWIHDKRGLLFPVFRFLGVDDQAWCGLKETAGSSPQVRDHVGAFLKLLSEEGDAASSERLAKEAALAKVLDITVESKETDADSSGAERGSHELKNGNQGDSSNAPTESSAVVAQPRHETIESSVLVPQKKEASLALENDVFEEPLEEATLISYQRKVTVLYALLSACVADIAKDDKNCCRARQGYDARHRVALRLLALWLGVKWNEMEAMESMVVYSVMNSAIKGGDKEEETVEAETNWDKWKRGGIIGAAALTGGTLMAITGGLAAPAIAHGLTALAPTLGTIVPAIGTGGFAAAATATGSAAGSVAVAASFGAAGAGLTGSKMATRIGSLEEFELKEIGDIHQGRLAVGIFISGLAFQEKDFVEPWEGYCNNMERYVLQYESQILIALSTAIQDWIRSKIMLELMKDGAMLTVLSTLVSALAWPATLVTAFDFIDSRWAIAVDRSDKAGKVLADVLLKGLQGNRPVTLVGFSLGARVIFKCLQCLAEAEGDNAGLVERVVILGAPISIKDENWEAARKMVAGRFVNAYSKNDWTLGVTFRASLLSQGLAGIQPVDVPGMENIDVTQLIEGHASYLQETRNILKYLELDNYNSIFRNEPESPQGQKSTAS is encoded by the exons ATGGATGAAACCTCTTCTATCTTGTTGCCTACTCAGAGATACGCAGCTGCTGCTCTGTTTGCTCTCGCACTTCACCACTCTCAGATCCATCAATCTCAAACTCCCGATACTCCTCACGCCGATGCCGACGGTGATGCTACTAGCCCCGCCTCCGCCAAGGCTTCTGTTTCCGACGATTCTGACCTTTGGATCCACGATAAGCGTGGTTTGCTCTTCCCAGTGTTTAG GTTTCTCGGAGTGGATGACCAAGCGTGGTGTGGCCTAAAGGAAACTGCTGGTTCTTCTCCTCAAGTCAGGGATCACGTTGGAGCT TTCTTGAAACTACTGTCCGAGGAAGGTGATGCAGCTTCTTCAGAAAGACTGGCTAAAGAAGCTGCATTGGCCAAGGTTCTTGATATCACAGTTGAAAGCAAGGAAACTGATGCTGATTCTTCAGGCGCAGAACGTGGAAGCCATGAGTTGAAAAATGGAAACCAAGGAGATTCAAGCAATGCTCCGACAGAATCATCTGCTGTGGTTGCTCAGCCACGTCATGAAACCATCGAGAGCTCAGTTCTGGTGCCTCAGAAGAAAGAAGCTTCCCTTGCACTTGAAAATGATGTTTTTGAAGAACCTTTGGAGGAGGCAACCCTTATCAGTTACCAGAGGAAAGTGACAGTTCTTTATGCACTTCTTTCAGCTTGTGTAGCAGATATTGCTAAGGATGACAAGAACTGCTGTCGTGCAAGGCAGGGGTATGATGCTCGTCACCGTGTTGCTTTGCGGTTGCTTGCTTTATGGCTCGGTGTCAAGTGGAATGAAATG GAAGCAATGGAGTCAATGGTTGTTTATTCAGTAATGAATTCAGCGATTAAAGGAGGAGATAAGGAGGAAGAAACTGTAGAAGCAGAAACCAACTGGGATAAATGGAAGCGTGGAGGTATTATTGGAGCAGCTGCTTTAACAGGAGGAACCTTAATGGCTATAACCGGTG GCTTGGCTGCCCCAGCAATTGCCCATGGATTAACTGCTTTGGCTCCTACACTGGGCACTATTGTTCCTGCCATTGGAACTGGTGGTTTTGCTGCAGCAGCAACTGCTACAGGATCTGCTGCTGGATCAGTAGCAGTTGCTGCATCATTTGGAG CTGCTGGAGCTGGCCTTACTGGTAGTAAGATGGCAACAAGAATTGGAAGTCTTGAGGAATTTGAGTTGAAAGAAATTGGAGACATTCATCAGGGT cGTCTAGCAGTAGGAATCTTCATTTCAGGGCTTGCGTTTCaggaaaaagattttgtagaacctTGGGAAGGCTACTGCAATAACATGGAGAG GTATGTGCTTCAATATGAGTCGCAAATTTTGATTGCACTAAGCACTGCCATCCAGGACTGGATCAGATCAA AAATTATGCTTGAGTTGATGAAAGATGGTGCCATGCTGACAGTATTAAGTACCCTTGTGTCAGCATTAGCGTGGCCTGCAACTTTAGTTACTGCATTTGATTTTATAGACAGCAGATGGGCAATTGCAGTGGATAG ATCAGACAAGGCGGGTAAGGTGCTTGCTGATGTCTTGCTGAAAGGCTTGCAGGGAAACAG GCCTGTGACACTAGTAGGTTTTTCATTGGGAGCCCGCGTCAttttcaagtgtctccaatgttTGGCTGAGGCCGAAGGAGACAATG CCGGACTAGTGGAAAGGGTTGTTATCCTTGGAGCACCCATCTCAATTAAAGATGAAAATTGGGAGGCAGCTAGAAAG ATGGTAGCTGGAAGGTTTGTGAACGCTTACTCTAAGAATGACTGGACACTAGGTGTAACTTTTCGTGCCAG TTTGCTTTCTCAAGGACTAGCTGGAATCCAACCTGTTGATGTTCCAGGGATGGAGAAT ATTGATGTGACACAATTGATAGAAGGCCACGCTAGCTACCTGCAGGAGACACGGAATATACTTAAGTACCTTGAATTGGACAATTATAACTCTATTTTCAGAAATGAACCTGAAAGCCCCCAGGGGCAGAAGAGTACAGCGAGCTAG